DNA from Deferribacter autotrophicus:
TCATTGGTTTCAATTGCTTTCTTTATAACACTCATAAACTCTCTGGCTTTTGCCCCATCCATTACTTCGTCAATTTTTTTCCCTAATAAGTTCTCTTTAAAATCAAATAATAAACCTTCATTAGAAGTTATAATCTCCAAATAAGTGCCATCTTCATCAAAAATAAAAATAACATGAGGTGCAGAATTAAGAATTAAATTTAATCTTAATTCGCTTTCAGATAATTTTTGAAGCGCCTCTTTTAACTCTGCAGTTTTAACCTCAACCTTATTATGAAGATATTTATTAAAAATGAATAAAAACAAAGATATTCCTGTTAAAATTATTAAAATAATTATGAAGATAGAGTAATTATAATTCTCAACATAGTTATTCAAAAGGAAATTTAATCTTTTATAATAATAAGAATCTCTATTCTCAATTAAATTTTTTAACTCATTGTTTATTTTTGATATTATATTACCATCAAAATTTCTATTAAATGCAAAAACAATTTTGACTGGATTAAATATCAGATTTGTTTTATATAATTTTACATCTTTCATTTGTAACAAATATAGTCTACTTACTAAACCTGCATCACCTTCCCTTTTGATTAATCCGCTAATCACTTGGTCGTAATCTTCTTCTACAATAATATTAGATTTTATATTAAAACTCTTTAAATTACTTTTTAATCCTTGTAACCCTTCAAAAAATATATCATTATTGACAACTAAAATTCTTTTCTCTTCAAGATCCAATACCGACTTAATACTTTTATCAACAGAAACTATCTGTCCCCAATTAGTCAACAGTGGAAAATCAGGTGAGCTAAATTTCATATATTTTAGACGCTCATCCGAATAACCGATAGGTAAAAAAATATCTATATTTCCTTTTACTAATTCTTCATAAAGACCGTTCCAATTACCTGTTACAATTTCATATTTTATATTTTCTTTTTCAGCAATATATTTAAAAATATCTACGACAAATCCACTAACCTTATCATGTTCCACATATGATAGTGGTGGGTTGTGCCAAATACCAACTTTAAAAGTTTTAGCATAATTAAAATCAGGGTAGAAAAGAATAAAAAGAAAAGCAAAGAATAACATAAACCTCGATAACATAAGCAATTATAACATTTTTTAATTTTTTTATCAATATCAATTGACTTTAGTAAATTTTGTTTTATTTTGTCATTATCTTTTAGTCATATTTAGTCATATTAAAATTAAGGAGAGAGATATGTTAGAGTTATTGAGAAAAAGAAGAAGTATCAGGCAATTTCAAGACAAAAAAATCGAATCTGAAAAAATCGAAATACTAAAAGAAGCAATTCTTCGCTCACCATCATCAAGAGGCCTTACCCCTTGGGAATTTATTTTTGTCGATGATAAAAATATTTTACAAAAGCTATCCACGGCAAAAACACATGGCTCTTCTTTCATTAAAAACGCACCGCTAGCTGTAGTGGTCATTGCAGATACAAATAAGTCGGATGTTTGCATTGAAGATTGCTCAATAGCAGCAATTACGCTTCAGTACACTGCAGAATCTTTAGGGCTTGGCAGCTGCTGGGCACAAATTAGATTAAGGGAACATAATAAAGAAATGAGTGCGGAAGATTATGTGAAAAACATATTAAACATTCCCGAAAATTATATGGTGGAATGTATCATTGGCATTGGTTATCCGGCTGAAACCAAAAAAGGTCATACAACTTCTGAACTGCACTTTAATAAAATTCATTGGAACTCCTATGGGAAGTAAGGGTATTAGGGGTAGTAAAGGTATTAGAGGTATTAGAGGTTGTAGAGGTATTTAAGGGCGTAAGGGGAATAAGGGTTGTTGAAAAATATACATATACAACTCCTAGTACCTTACTACCCATAACTATTTTATGAAATAAAAAAAAAGGGTAAAA
Protein-coding regions in this window:
- a CDS encoding nitroreductase family protein, translated to MLELLRKRRSIRQFQDKKIESEKIEILKEAILRSPSSRGLTPWEFIFVDDKNILQKLSTAKTHGSSFIKNAPLAVVVIADTNKSDVCIEDCSIAAITLQYTAESLGLGSCWAQIRLREHNKEMSAEDYVKNILNIPENYMVECIIGIGYPAETKKGHTTSELHFNKIHWNSYGK